Genomic DNA from Molothrus aeneus isolate 106 chromosome Z, BPBGC_Maene_1.0, whole genome shotgun sequence:
ACTATATCCCCTTGTCTCCCCTAGTCTTTTCCATTGCTTTTCCATtgccttcccactgcctcccaccCTTTCCTGTGGTCTTGCCCCTGACTTCCCACTACCTGCCGATCTCTCCCACTGCCTCCCACGGTCTTCTCACTGCCCAGCCACTGCCTTCTCACTGCCTTCCGCTGCTTCCCAATCCCTCCCACTGCCTCCCACTCTCCATCACTGCCTCCATTTCCTCCCACTgtcttcctgctgcctcccatTGCCTCCTAATCCCTCTGACCACCTTCCCATCACTGCGTCCCATTGCCTCCCACTGACTTCCTACTGTCTTACATTGCCCCACGCTTCCTTCCACTTCCTCCCACTGCCTCACATTGCCTCCCCATTTTATTCCCACTGCCTCCTGTTGCCTTCCCATTGCTTCCCAAtgcctcccttttccttcccattttcttcCCACTGCTTCCCATTGCCTCCTACTGCCATCCAAACCCTCCTACTGCTTCCCATTGCCACCCACTGCCTCCCATGCCTTCCCATTGCCTCCTACTGCCTTCCACAGCCTTCTCATTGACTCTCCTTGTCTTCCCACTGTCACTCGCTGCCTTCCAATGTTTCCCCTCCACCTGCCACCACTGGGgcttccattcccttcccactgACACCCCCAGGACAATCTCCACCCACAGCCAGATACTCTTATCCCACTCTCCCTTGCCAGAGGCATGCCCCAGGCAGGGTCCCATGCTCATGTCCCAGCtcacccccctgtccccagactGGCAGGTCACCCGCAGCCTGCAGGACTCCTCCCGTGAGCACAAGGCCGAGCAGGGCCGCCtgtcacaggagctgagggcacaggagcagagcctggagcagacaCAGCGGGAGCTGGTGTGGgccagagaggagctgcagcgAGCGTGGCACGAGGGCAACATCAGCCAGCTGGAGCTGAAAAGCAGGAATGCCGAGCTGGGGCATGCCCAGCAGAAGCTGGCTGTgttgcaggaggagctgcagctggtgcaggGGAAGCTCAACACCAGCGagagggctgtgagcagcctgcGTGCCTGCGTGAACACAGGTAGAGCGTGACGGGGTTGGGGCACAGGTgatgctgctgccgctgctgtgAAGATGCGGGGGCTGaactcagccaggctgagctccccaaGCATCCATAGAAGGATGAGCACCTGAGTTGTGCCCCTGCCCCCAGAttgctgcccctggggctgggtaCTCTTCAAGAGCAAGTGCCTCTACATCTCGGTGACAAACAAGACCTGGGAACAGAGCAACAAAGACTGTGAAGGGAGATATGCTCAGCTGCTGGTCCAAGATGAGTGGTCACCACTGACAGTGCCGGTACAGAGCAGGGGGGCTGTGGTACCCCAGGAGGGTGGTGATGGGCAGTGCCACACGGGGCCAGCTGCAGCAGTATCTGTGGAGGTGCCAGGGTGGCACCATGAGCCCCAGGGTGGCACCATGAGCCCCAGGTTCCCATCCTGGCAGTCTGATGGGAGAAGCACAGCCagtcctggggctcctgggcacCTGGCAAGTGCTGGTCAAGAAGCAGGTGGCTGACAGCTTCTCTCCCCCCTAGTATTTTGTGCACGCATCTAAGGCGTACTACTGGATTGGAGGAAAACCTCCTTATGCGGCAAGGAGACCTATGTGGATGGACAGCAAACATTCCTTGTAAGTGCAAGAGTCCTTGGCACAAGCCCCTGCCTTTTTGCCTTACTAGAAAGGTGCTGTTTTGCCCCTGTGACACCCCTCAATAGAAGGGTTGATGGACTCCCCTGAGCAGTGCCCCAAGGGAGGGGGGTGAGGATAGAGCCAAGCTCTGGGGTGCAGTGCCAAATATCCAAGTGGCAGAGaagaagagcaggaggaggaatgtgacacttcctcctcctgctctctgtgccaggTGCCttgcctgccccagcagcactgggatctTTGGGAAGTGGTGTCCACAGTGAGGAGGTTGTCACTGCTGCCCTCTTTCCTAGGAAACACCATACTCCAGACTGCTGGTCACTAGTCGACGGGGAAATGTGGAATCAGCCATGCGACAAACCCTACCCGTGGATCTGCGAGAAATCCCCAAATCTGAGCAGGGCACCTGAGACTCATCCTCTTTTTCTGGCCAAGGACTGACTGCTGCCACCCCGGCTGCATCCCTGGACTCAGGAACAGGAGCCGGGTGTGCACCTTGGGATCCTGCCCCTGGTGCACGCTTGGCCTCAATTGCATTGCAAAACTGCTGGGGAAAAGTGTCTCTATTTTAAAGCAAGGATTATGGAAAACAGACCTTATTCCCCTCTCCCACACTCAAGCAAACACATATTATACTGCTTTGTACTGTGCCACTgcatgtccctgtgtgccctggccaatgcagctccagtgcagagcccagctctcaCCTTCTTTGTTACCCCAAGGCTGCCAGGGGTGCAGGAACTGCCATTTGCATATTTTTGGAGCTGGGAATGACACGCTGATGTCCTCAACCTGTCCATTTCGGGGAGACCTGTGGATTTACCGGCTGTCCCTTCTCTCAGCATTGACAGCACTCATCCTGCCCTTTCTTCTGCCTTTAtcacctgcccagggctgggtccTGCCTGGAAAGGGTGCTGACAGTGGGGCCATCAGCATGAGAAAATTCTAGAAAGCCAGAGACCATTTAGGAAGTGGGGGAGTGCTGGGGAGCTTTGAGAACGTGGTGGATGAATGAGGAAACTCTGAACCCACAGGAGGAAAATGAGGGCAATGAAGAGCCTGAAGACCATGGGAGGTGAATGTGTGAATCCTGAGAACATGGAAAGAAAGGGAGCAGCATGGAACTGCAAATGAGGATGGTTCTGAGAAAATGGAGGTGCACTGATAAGACagtgggagagaggaaggagcaCTAGGGAGACTTGAGAACATGGGGGAAAAGAGACACCCCTCCCACCAAGCGGGAAAGATCCCTAAGAATGTGGCTGGACCTTACCTGCCAAAGGAGGGTGATGAGAGGCCCCAGTCCAGGACCCAGGGTGACCCTCCTGGCCTCAGTCAGTGATTCTGCAGAGAGGGGAATGTGTTGGCAACCATTTTGCTAAGCTGGACCTgtgacagccagcacagcttcaccaCAAGTCCTGCCCAACCAACCCAGTGCCCTTCTACAATGGAGTGATTGCACCAGTGAAcaagggaagggctgcaggtgTCACCTGTCAGACTTCTGTAAAGCCTCCAACACAGTCCTCCTCTAAATTGGAGATAAACGGATTCAATCAATGGGTGAACTGGTCAGTGGATAAGGTTGGACAGCTCCATCCAGAAGATAGTGCTCAGTGGCTCCGTGTCCTCATTGGACACTGGTGATGATGTTGGTCCTCAGGGATTCACCCTGGGACCTATGTTATTCTGTACTTTTGTCAACAATGTGAACAGTGGgatcaagtgcaccctcagcaagtttgcagatgacaccaagctgaggtGGTctgacacacctgaaggacaggatgccatccagagggaccagGACAAGCTCGAGAAATGGACCCATGAGAGCAtcatgaggtttaacaaggcCAGGTGCAGGtcctgcccctgggctgggacaagccctggtgccagcacaggctgggcatgaacagccccagagcagccctgcccagaagggcttgggggtgctgggggtgagaggctgcacatggcccagccatggcactcacagcccagagagccaaacgtgtcctgggctgcatccagagccccgtgggcagcagggcagggaggggattctgcccctctgctctgctctgctgagacccacctggagcactgcatccagccctgggctcccagcacaggagggacagggacctgctggggtGAGCCCAGAGGAGCCACCAAGATGATtacagggatggagcagctctgctgtgaggaaaattgggattgttcaggctggaagagaaggcttcagggaaAACTTACTGTGGCCTTCCACTACCAAAAATGGCTACAAGAAATCTGGAGAGGGACTTTACAGAAGGGCTTGTAGCAAAagcacaagaggaaatggcttcagaCTGAGAGGGCAGCTCCTAGGAGAACTTCCATAGAAGGAGGCTGGTGGAGCCAGCCCAATGGCATGGCAAGGCTACGACAGGATTGCAGGTTCCCTACAGTCTCAGCTATCATGAAAATCAAAGACTTGCTGTATCTGGCTTGTCCTGGAGAGTCCAGATGTCCTCCCTACTcccaaagccctgagctccagcccccACTGCCCACAGTGTTGCAGTTGCCACTGCAAGGACACACTGCAGATCCCATCCATCCTCTGGTCCATGCTTTCCCTAGGCTGAGTCAGCATGGCTGCTTACTTGCCCATCTTGAAATGTGGCTTCTCCtttcttcccagctgcaggatTTGCACTTTTACCCACTCCAGTATCAGCAGGCTCCCATCAAACCATTTCTCCAGGCCTCTCTGTACCCAGTCCTGCCCTCCAGTGTACACATTACTGGTGTGGTATTGCCCCTCAGCTGCCTGAGGCCAGCCCCTACCCGCCATCCAGTGCACTGATGAAGGCTCCaaggagcacaaaccccaggATCAACCCTTCAGTGGCTGCATTCAGGGGAACAAGGGTGTTACTGACACCCACTGCAGCCCTCACACCACTCAGGTTTTCCACCCAAGCTCTCCTCCTCTACTCCTGACCTCATATATCCCCACTTTGCCAGTGAGGAAACCATGGGAAACCAAGTCCCAGACCTGAAAGGTTCATGATAAATGTCCCCCATTGCTCTCCCCTTAGGCACAGCCCATTGCTGCCACAGCAGGTCAGACACGCATTGCCTGCCCTTGGTAAATCCTGCCTGGCTTTCCCCATCCGCACTGGATGGTCGCAtgcccaggagctgtgctgcatcTTCTTCTTGGCATCAAGGCAGGGCAACAAAGCTCAGCTCAGGACAGGTGATGTAGGAATAAGAAAGGGCAAgacaggagccagcagcaaaTAGTGGCAGAGGCAAGAGGCAGCCAGGAAAACTAACAGAGTCCTCAAAGGGACTCAATGACAGCATCTTACCCACCTTCACCAAGCCTCCCCCAGtggaaggcagcagaggtggCCTGGAAGGCTGGTACAGATGTCCCGTGTTGAGGAAcacctctgctccaggcagctgGGCTTGCAAGGCACAGTTAGAGATGCAGATGGAAAAGCAGATTGAGCTCAGGGTGGGAGCCCAAGGCAAGAGGCTGCGAGCTGCCAGCCTTGGGATAGCAAAGGGCAGGAAGATGAGCGGTGCCAGACAGATACACAGACACTGAGAGACACTGCAGGAGGCAGGAACTGCTGACATTTTGCATAATGAAGGAGAGGGATGATGAAAGCAAGGTGGATGGACACAGAGTGGGGGGcaggagaagagaggaagaggagcaagGTTTGAGCACAAGCAAACATTGAGGGGATAAAAGCCCAGGTGTTCCTTTGTTGGGTATCCCTCAGAGGAACCTGAGAGGAACCTCAGAGGAACCATTTTGAGCTGTTTCTGTGTTACTGTGCTGTGAATAAACGGCTTTGTGGAATGAGACAACTGAGACTCTTCCATGGGAAGCCTGTGACAAGCTGAGTGCCCATGGGCACCCCCCACGGTCCCACTGCCATCACCCAgtgctgcccctgtgctggggcatcCCTGTGGCAGTGAACACAGCTGAGTTCCACCCAGGCTGGCCACGGtcagcaccagcccagcagcaggatctTGCAGTGAATGTCACCCTCACTGGGGTGACAgtgagggcagggcacagggggcagCGAGCAGGGCCTCAGCAAACTGCAGGTCAGTGTGGGCCCCACTCTGGGCCAtgcaggcagctcagcagcagcagcagtccaGGAAGGAATCCACTTCTGTCCTTCTCCACTGTGGTCAGCTGGCAGAGTGTGGCTAAGACCATACTGCGTGGAGACACATCTTCATATGCACAAAAGCAGAAGTAGTTGCTTTATTTGCAAAAAGTCCTTTTTTGCCTGCATATGTTCTCATTTTAGGGGGTGGGGGGTGAATGGCCTCCCTCCTGCTCAGCATGTCCTGTGTTGTGAAGAGCCCAAGCCCCTGGGTACAGGGCTACCGTTCCCCATGCATCACCTTGcacctcccagtgctgctcaggctgacaggctgccctggctgcgGGGTTTGGTCTTTAGCATGTGCTGGGAGGGAGTCCCAGTGAGGtctgtgccagagctgcaggctgctggAGAAACCCAGTGGTTCATACCAAAACCAGAACAGCCTCTGGGACCAAACAACCTCAAATCAAGCCCTAGCAGGTCTTTTAGGCCCTCACACATCACCCAAAGTGAGGATGTGTGCTGGAACCTCTTCAGACTGGGCAGGCATCAGCAAACAAGTGCTGCCCAGCCCAAGTCCTCCTTGGGATGCAGAGGCAAAGGGTCACCTCTCAGCAGCATGGCCCAGGAAGCAAAAGCCCCAGGAAACCAGCAGGATCAGAAAACCCAGAGCCTTCATGGGACCTGTGCCATTGGGCCATGGGGATGCTTGGATTCCTGCTGGCTCAATGCTGGCTCCTGGCCACAGGATGCAATTTCCCACTTGTGAGTGATGACACTGAGTCTTAGAGCTGGAGGATGCACCTCCATCCTCCCACCCCTACACCCCAAAGCCAGCTGCAGTTATTGGCAGAGTTTATTGGCAAAGTTCAGAGTTCTGGGGGGTAAAGATGCCTgtgccaggaggcagcagagcctgggaatgCCCATGCCCTGGAGTCAGGCAGGGaacagggtggtggcacaggctgggggtcACCCTGGCCATCAGGGCCTCACACAGCTGTAGGTGGTGTTTCCccagaggaaggcaggaggcGAGGACTGGAGCCACTGCATGGTGGCTGCACTCTGCTTGCAGACCCATCTGAGGGCATCTGTGCATGCACCACCTAAAAGGCCCAAGCCTGACACCCTGCCACAGGCCTGGAAGGACCTGGTGTAGCGCTGGACTGGGAAGATCCTGCAGGGGAGAGAGTGGGCTGAGATAGGATGGGCAGGAAGAACCGAGGCTGTcccatcagcagctcctgcagccagggaccagccatggcacagggatgctgtgggagcAAAGTTCACCCTCCCCATGGGGCACAGTCTCCCACCAGCCTCTTCCCAATTAGGCCACATGCCCTGATGCCTTCAGCCCCATCAGTCACAAAGTATCCCCAGGTCAGGCCTAGCAGGGCTGAGCACTGACCAAACTGGGAACTCTTGCAGAATCCCCTGCAGTCCCTCACCCAGGCAGAGTGCGGGCACCAGGGTCAGGCCCCTGCTAAAAATGCCCCTTCCCTAAAATGCCCCAATGCAATCCTGGGAAGAAAAGAGGTGGCCAAAATCTGGATCACATCCCTGCatgcctgtccccagcaccaccCCGAGCCCTGATGATGGGCCTTCAGCACACCCAGCTGGGAACAAGCTGATAGCCTCACCATTCCAGTGTGGTGCCATCCAGCCACTTCCAGTCAGACCTGAAGCCATCCTGCTTCAGCCCCACATGGAAGGCGTCCATGTTAGCTGTGCGCACCAGGAACGCCTAGCACAGGAGAGGACCCACATgagcccctggggacacccagcccagccacagGTTagtgatggggctgtgctgtgtgggcatcgccagctccctgcctggagGCTGTCCAGGCTTTGGGCACACGGGCTGGGAAGCTGAGAcaacactgtgcctgctgaGGGACCGTGAGGTGGCCACCAGGACAGCCCAGTGCtcacagggagctggcagggtgcACTCACCAGGGTGCTGTTGGCTCGGATGGTGACCAGCTGTgcccctctggagcagcagtcctctctgctctgctcccagctctttCTGGCAGAGGAGAAGTAGTAGCACTGCCCTGCATCCCAGAGCCAGCCATCCGGGCAAAactggcactgccctgcacaCCAGAAACAcccaggtgggatggggcagatggccagggctgcccccagccccagggaccagGAGAGTGACAGTGGGCAGTCAGGGCACTGACCAACCCATCGTGTTTGTATGTCTGCCCCATGGACACCGCTCTGCATTTGCCCTCGTTTGTGAGCCCAGCTCCAActttccagccccagagccctgggaagaGGGGCTAGTTACAGGAACATGCTGGAattgagcagggagctgcaggtttGGGGAGGTGATACAAACGCTGTTTACAAAGTGCTGGGGACTCAGATAAGGTTTCAGCTGCACCAGAAGCTGATGTCATCTTGCACAGGGATGCTGGTGGCATCCATGAGCCTGGTGCTGGTGGTGTGCCCAGGTAACACTGAGCTGTCTGGGGTCATCTCTTCTAAAGGGGTCTGAGCAGTTCAGCCtgttcagcagtgctggggcagctctccACACCATAAGCTGGGGGACAGGCAGTGAAGGTGAAGGAATATGTCGGGAGAGAGCTCAGGGAAACATCCTCGAGTAGGGACAGATCCTGCTGCTTGAAAGCAGCAGTAAGGCCCTCTCCAAACCTTACCCAGGAGCCCACCAGGCTCTCTTACCTCCCAGTGTCTGTTTCCCATAGCTGGAGCTCTCCTCTATTCTCCAGAGACCGTCTGTGCAGCTTGTTTGTTGTTGCACTAAATCTGCAACAGAAAAGCACAGCTGTGTCCTAGCAACTCcgggctcctgctccctgcagctcctgctcccctaGCACTCcgggctcctgctccctgcagtgtCCTCTCCCACAGGACAGCCTCGTGGCTGTGGGTGAGGTGTCCCCTGCTTTAGCTACACCAAGCTAAGGTCCTTGCAGATTTTGCTGTGCCTGGGAGCCCTGCATGCAGCAGGCTTTCGGGGAAAGTGCTGCTGTCTTTCAGTATCGGTATCAGTGCCCTCCGTCCCACCCTTCATTGCCACCTGATGCAGTGGCTTTCCCCAAGCCCACGCTGTCGCCCCAGCTTCCTTTTCCAGACACGTAGGTGGTGTCTTGCCTCACCAGTTCTCCTGCTTGCCCCAGAGTCCACGATGCCCTCAGCCCAAAGCAGAAGCACCCAGCTCCATGGGGAAGCTACAGCTCAGCCCATTAGGACACAAGGCCTGTGTTGCCAGCCCAGACCCCAGGGCCCTCTCTGAAGAGATCTGGGCACTGCATGGCTGGTACTTACAGTGGAAACTCAGGCTGACAAGGATGATCTGTGCCAGTAGGAGCGTCAGGGAGAGGAGACCCAGGCTGAGGGCtgcccagcaccagggcaggcGCACTCGCTGCTGAGGGGCTGAGAAAAGGACTTAATGAAGACCAGGGtaggggggaggagggaaagttTGGAGGGAGCAGTGGGGAGCCTTGAGCCAGGAAATGTCTGTGAATCCCAGGTGGGATGTCAGGAGGCACTGGGGGAGCCTGGGAAAAGTGGGGGAGAAGAGTCCATTTGCAGCAGCTTGATTGTCCTAGAAATTATCTCCCTGCACTCAACGCTtggtggggagagcagagggaaagtgtctgtgctgtggcatGGGGGTGCAGCAGGCATTCCCTGCCTttgagcccctcctgccccccacCCCGAGAGTAGGCACTCTGCAACAGGAGGAGCTGTTTGAGAGAGGACACCCAAAAAGAGAGAGTGGGGGGAGCAGGACTGGGAGGACATTTCTCGGGAAGgcaaggggctgcaggagagcagggaaccCACTGAGAGAGTTGGGGGCCCATTACCTGGTGTGGGGGGAAAGCGCAGGTCGGCATACATGACACCCTCTTCCATCCCCtcagtgctctcctgctctgcagccctcgGGGGCACTGacagccctttcccagcccgGCCTGTCAGACGGCTGTGATGCAAAATGGAAAGTGTCACTTCCTGGTGGGGTCCCCAGAGGCACCACCTGGCCCAAAACCCGGGGGGCTCGTGGGGCTGCCAGGCACTGGGGGCGAGGGGCAGCCCTGTTGGGGCCAGCATCCCGGAATCCCGGCAGGAGGGAACCGCACACTCCTGGGCTAGGCAGACACGTCAGGCAGTTGTAAAGGACCTTAAAGTCATGTCcttccaagccccctgccaaggacagggacaccctccactaGATCAAGTGGTtcagagccccttccaacctgactttgaacacttccagggatgggggatgaACAGCTTCCCTGGACAACccgtgccagtgcctcaccatcttCATCGTAATTTCTTCGTAAAACAGAAAAAGTCAtatgggaaggagctgaggtcACTTTATTcaagcctggagaaaaggagacaggggagacctcatcacAGTCTACaagaggaagcagaggggcagacactgatctcttctctctggtgaccagtgacaggtgACAGGAAGGGTTTAGGCTGAATATTAGGGAAAGATTtctcacccagagggtggctgggcactggaacaggctcccagggaagtgatcacagcaccaagcctgacagagttcaggaAGTATTGGACAACGTTCTCAGGCACATggggggattgttgggggtgtcctgtgcaaggagttggactttgatgattgcagtgggtcccttccaactcaggaaaTTCTGTGATGAATACCTATGCTAAACCTGCCCTCTGACAGCCTGAAGCCATTCTGCCTTCTCCTATCAAGACACACCCTTGCAAAAattccccctccatccctctttAGTCCTTCTGGTACTGGAAAGCTGCTTAAGGTCTCCccagaaccttctcttctccaggttgaacaaGTGCGGCTCTCTCGGTCTGATCTTCCCTAGGGACTGCAAGGGAAGACTGGGTATCCTCGGGACACAGGACACATCCCCTTGCCCCTCTCTCCAAAGAGCAAGGCCACGGGGTGTTTGCTTACAAgcccctttttttttgcatgtggctgcagctgcatctCAGCCCTGGAACATGGGGAGGTTGCGGTGCTCCTTCCCCCGCCTCAGCCTCCAGGGCTGCCATGATGGCTCCCGGTGCTGTGCCCTCGTTCGGGGCAGCGGCAGAGTCGCCCCGCACCCCGGGAGCCGGCGGGCACACAAGGACCCCGCTCCGAGCTGCGGCTCTCGCTGCGGGAGGATATCCCGTCCAGGACTACGTTTCCCAGCGGCTCCTCCCGGGGCTGCACATGCTCCATGCGGCTCCCGGCGCCTCCCGGCAGCTCCCGGCGCGGCGCCCGGTGCGGCGCAAGGGCGGTCGgtgccgctcccggtgccgctcccggtgccgctcccggtgccgctcccggtgccgctcccggtgCGGCGCTGCCCGGCGCGGCTCCCGGGGCAGCCACCGGGGCGGCTCCCGGCCGTTCCCTGCGCAGCTCCCGGCGCGGTTCCCGGAGCGCCTCCCGGTGCCGCCCCCGGCGGGGCATCCTCCCGGTGCGCCCCCGGGAGCGCACGGCCGATCGATCCCGGGCACCCCGCCCCGGGCCGGCAGCATGCCCCGCGGGCGAGCCTGGACGCAGGCGGAGGTCAGCAGCCTGCTGTCGCTGGTGGGGGGCTCGGGGGAGGCCGCGCTGCTCATGGCCTCCACGTCGCGACCCAACGAGGCGCTGTGGCGGGAGATCTCCCGGGGGCTGGCGGCGGCCGGCTACGGGCGCAGCGTGGCCCAGTGCCGCTCCAAGTGGAAGGCGCTCAAGCAGGCTTTCCACTCGGAGCGGGAGACGCGCCGCAGGGCAGGACACCACTCGCCCCGGCTGCCGCCGCACTACCGAGCCATGAAGAGTATCTGGAAGGCGGCGGGGCGGCCCGTGTTTGGCGAACGGAGGATGCCAGGTGGGTGCCTGCTGGATGCCAGGTGGGCGCCGGGGGACGGGCGTGTGGGCTCAGTAGGGTGGCTGGACGTGGGGTGCTGGTGGAGCGCCGGTGCTGCGTGGACACCCAGGGTCTGTTGATggtctttctttttcccctagACGTGGTGAAGCTGCCTTCCAGAAGGCGCAGGTCAGCCCTTGCCACACGCTCTCCATCCTCACCAGAGCCACCAGGTACTCGTGGGCTCAGGCAGCTGGAGTGGGGCTTGTCCTGGCTGCGAGGTGGTGGGCACCCCTGTTCCCCCAGTTACTGAAGCTCTTTTCTGCACCCCTTCCCCTCTTCCTGCAGACCACGGCGTTGgcggggacacccccaggacgCTGCTGTCACCGATGCTGCAGCGTGTGAAGGACGAGCCAGAGAGTCGTAAGTActgagctgccctgctgtgctgagctgcatgGCTCCAGCCGTGGCTCCAGCCAACCCCG
This window encodes:
- the LOC136568580 gene encoding killer cell lectin-like receptor subfamily G member 1, which produces MEEGVMYADLRFPPTPAPQQRVRLPWCWAALSLGLLSLTLLLAQIILVSLSFHYLVQQQTSCTDGLWRIEESSSYGKQTLGGQCQFCPDGWLWDAGQCYYFSSARKSWEQSREDCCSRGAQLVTIRANSTLAFLVRTANMDAFHVGLKQDGFRSDWKWLDGTTLEWIFPVQRYTRSFQACGRVSGLGLLGGACTDALRWVCKQSAATMQWLQSSPPAFLWGNTTYSCVRP
- the LOC136569023 gene encoding uncharacterized protein isoform X4, with amino-acid sequence MPRGRAWTQAEVSSLLSLVGGSGEAALLMASTSRPNEALWREISRGLAAAGYGRSVAQCRSKWKALKQAFHSERETRRRAGHHSPRLPPHYRAMKSIWKAAGRPVFGERRMPDVVKLPSRRRRSALATRSPSSPEPPDHGVGGDTPRTLLSPMLQRVKDEPESLLVCCVALLRAAPPLLPSSPEVAALQWWQVGNTLLECRPHPLPCHTPVAASLPSPSWAITLT
- the LOC136569352 gene encoding B-cell differentiation antigen CD72-like, which translates into the protein MAQSVVYADLKFAARPLSTAPDDDDSPYENVSPLGPVTAGPSPGRWTRPWRVPTALLVASLLLLLLLLVAVVALGACHWQVTRSLQDSSREHKAEQGRLSQELRAQEQSLEQTQRELVWAREELQRAWHEGNISQLELKSRNAELGHAQQKLAVLQEELQLVQGKLNTSERAVSSLRACVNTDCCPWGWVLFKSKCLYISVTNKTWEQSNKDCEGRYAQLLVQDEWSPLTVPYFVHASKAYYWIGGKPPYAARRPMWMDSKHSSDCWSLVDGEMWNQPCDKPYPWICEKSPNLSRAPETHPLFLAKD
- the LOC136569023 gene encoding uncharacterized protein isoform X3, which produces MPRGRAWTQAEVSSLLSLVGGSGEAALLMASTSRPNEALWREISRGLAAAGYGRSVAQCRSKWKALKQAFHSERETRRRAGHHSPRLPPHYRAMKSIWKAAGRPVFGERRMPDVVKLPSRRRRSALATRSPSSPEPPDHGVGGDTPRTLLSPMLQRVKDEPESLLVCCVALLRAAPPLLPSSPEVAALQWWQQVGNTLLECRPHPLPCHTPVAASLPSPSWAITLT